tttatactataaacaTGTGAATTTGTAATGGTTGATTCTTACGTTACACTATTGGAGTGAATACGATATAGTATGTTTAATACGTTTAatatactaaaagaaaataatgaattcCAAGATAATATGTTCTCAGAcatctttaattaaaatatagacaaattagtctttatttttaaaattcttaatcTCACATCTTATATgattcttgaaattttatgaaacatGTTTACTTCATTTCTAGtgtcactactaaaaaaacttatatttcctgcaaattttgttttgaattttgttttttaggaaatatttataaattttgttatgaaaaaaaaattgtaggaaattgctgccaatatttttgcaaaatattttgtataaaacatttttcgcaacaaattttgtaggaaatacttgggaattttataattttgtagaaaataattacccacgaaagaattacctaccaattaaaattcttagaaaaaataacagaaaaaaatcttttcttgtaaatatttttaacaaatttgtaaaaaaaatatcatataatatgagaatttttaataaTGCGTTGAACTCTTTGGTTGGTGGTACTTAAACTTAATCCCTGATTCCCTCTgtcttatatttaaatgagaAGATTTTCATAAAACCAGTTTATATATGTGTTgtaataattatagtaaaaatggAATGAAATAAGGATTGATATAACAAAtggtatattattttttttatcaaattgatggcaaacattatttattgaatatgtttgttaataataaaattatctttcaTAAATAACTATTAATCCCAATATTATAGAAATTTAAGACTggattcatattttcttttaacttttcctctaatttaaaataaaataataaaatttatattattacaatGTACTgttaactttttaacatatgCTTTTAAATTTCTgacaatagaaaataaatacactttaaaatttaaatatataagaattaaTAATTCACtcctaaaaaaattcatatttcctgtcaattttgttttgaaattttttttgtaggaaataattataaattttgttatgaaaaaaaaaattgcaggaaaTTGTTGccaaatttttttgcaaaatattttgtataaaacacttttcgcaacaaattttgtaagaaatatttgcgaattttataattttgtagaaaataattacccacgaaggaattacctgccaattaaaattcttagaaaaaatagcaggaaaaagccttttcttgcaattttttttaacaaatttgcaagaaaatttccatgtaatatgagaatttgtaGTAGTGATTGTATACGTGTTTTATCAggaaataatataaagtttttttcttacaaattttaacagtaaaaatattgtattaacTTTTCTCATTCTAATTATTAtcttagtattatttttttaatgaaaaaacatatttaatataacagaaaaaaataataataaggaaagaacatcatttttaattaaaaaattaatatgttaattttttttagtttgtctcttctttataacatttataataattaattatttaattaatataaaaatcactgttaaacattttttaattattacttctaattttattaaatagtttCTTCATGTTAAAGaatatcttaatttaaattaatatttatttttatgaaatgcGGCCATGAGTATAAGATTAATAGATTAGTAAAAGGACCTTAATGGTTCTTAGCAGAAgccaaatcaaaattttgaacagAAAAGTAGCAAGGATTTACCTTCGCACTGTCCCTTTCCCTAACTGCACCTCGTCCAATACTGCAGGAGACTCAAATCATTCATCTACATAAATTCTCACTCCTTTAATTTAGAACCAAACTCTTCATAATTTCTACTAGCACCAAGTCAAATATTACCATCAACTTCAAAAGTGTGTCTCTTTATGCTCCTCACCCCTCTgttatcttcatttttatttttatttttgaagaaaatgatcAATCAAAATCATAACACTTACCAAAGTATTGCAATTCACGTCAATTATTATGTTATGATTCTAATAAGAAGAAGTTGGGACCGGTTCTTTATCCCTTCAATCATTCTCAGATAACAATCTTTAACCTTTTGCGGAATAATTCTGGTAATTATCTGTCATTGATTtgaagttaataatttttttttcagcacATGTATGTGTAGTTCTCTTTGATGCAACGAAGTAACACACATATCTCACTTGAAATAACTTCATTATTTCTTGTTAATTGTCTACTGTTAATCATCTGTTGTTAAGATGTCTAATGAAATAATGtattcattgattttttttgcctatagaaaattaattatatggtTTATATTATACTAGGTTTTGTTCTACTAGGTGCATTGGAACAAAACTACATCTTACCTATAAATTGAGGTAATGtatgacataattttttttatatgtaatttaaattgtttagcTTATAAATGTTTAACCTATAGATTGAGATAATATatgacatatttttttatatgtaatttaaattatttatctctTATTTCTATATTCACTTaatgattataaatatttatatctagAGAGATAAATTTTGGATTAAGTTATCATGCAACACACGTAATACACCTGGGTATTTAATGGAATCgaataactttttgaattttggCTTTGAATATGGTGCCGGTGGGAATACGATAAGAATGTTGTCCATGATTAtacagtggcggatcttgaccaatatTGTTGGGGGAGtcaaaaaaatacatttaaaatttatacatttaattattaacattaataccgtaaaaatgaatacataaattAGTATAACAATAAGCTACATCATTACGGgaaatcaaaccacacttaaaatctaaaagaaaaaatcaatcgatgataatcaaaccacaattaaaatccaattataaaaaacaatacaatccatttatttctatattcataaaataaaaaattaatatacaataaattcattaaataaattattaaactaatatttcactatcaagtgagacaaaagataaaaacttcttttttatttcttcgaaaataaaagagaacaattaagatatgagagcaaaaataatagatatttttctcttgagaaacaaaagaaaatagacatataatggaaccacaattaaaatttgattataaaaaacacacagtacaatactttttcttctatattcataaaataaaaaaataatataaaagaggttcattaaataaatgattaaactaatatttcaccaTCAAGTGAGAcgattctttttttcttcctcgagaatggaagagaacaaaggagaaataagagcaaaaataaaatatttttttttcttttcaaatacaaaagaaaacgAAAACACATAAGAATGAAAGATGAGACACTAGTGCAGGGAAGGGAAATGACAACGGttatttccagcttttggcttcgggtccgcACCCGCTGCATATACGATCGAGGTAAAAAGCTAGTATTTTATGTCTCGGTTACAACCCGAGgcatatttaacttttactgcctcggttctcgcacaaccgaggcctaatgagcatcagaaattcaaaaaaaaacacGCAGAGCTGCGCTGGTCGTCGGAGAAGGGCGGTGCGGTGCAGGCGTAATTGTGTTCCACCGCACCAACCAACTCAGTTTTGTTACACACTGAAACCTTCCACTGTCCGCGGCCATGGCTGCGCTGTCCTCCGCCATTGCTTCCGCCGCCAAACCCTTCCCTCGCCCTCTGCAACACCGATCGCGTCGTCATGTCTGTGGCCATCGGAGGCGTGTTTGCGCGAACGGGATTTTCGTAGGTCGTCGCGGTTGAAGAGATCGGAAGGGAGCTGCGGAGACGAACCTCACAGGAGCGACGGCGGGGGTCGGCAACAGCGGTGACGAAATGCTGCCCTAGAGCGTCGGAGGTGTGCGGGATGGTGGGAGCTGTGCGTCGGAGGTGTGCTGGACGGTGGGAGCTATGCGGGACGGTGGCGCTGGTcgttggagaagatgaaggcTGGCCGGAGATGGTGAAGCTCACAGAGAAATCGGAGAAGATGTCGCTGCACAATGAAGAAATTGGGGTTTTTTAACCCTACGAAGggatactgcctcggttattcgAAACTGAGGCATATTGTACCCTTACTGCCTCGGTGGGCGCTTGACCGAGGCCTATTGTCTCgctactgcctcggttattagagaaccgaggcatattgcttcagtaaaaaaaaaaattcaaattatgggTCAACGCGTGagtcaaaatttttttttagccatatgcctcggttagtatgataaccgaggcataaaagatgAATTTAATTACGAAACTGCCACCGCGTGCTTATATGCAGCGGGTCCGcaggaaccgaggcatatactgcGATGTAAATGCTCCAAAATGCACTAGtaagaacaatttgtgagaaactcaaactataataaaaaaaataataaaaatatcttgataaatctttttattctttattatatatgattttatattttattatttattaccattaattattatttttataaaagaaaagaatatttaatttaatatttataataaaaaaaattaaaatacataatatctatataaaaaaattcaaatacctatcataaaaaaatcaaaatttttggggggccatggccctcCCTGCCACCATTATGGTCCGCCACTGTGAttatagaattattttttttgtaattgtatttgcagaaaatatacaaaaagaatTCTGAAAATAAATCCAAACTCAAGATTAATGAGGTGATTTAAAATTTCTAGGATTACAAAGAtgataaacatatatttatgtttCATTTTGTGATCGGTGGTATTGAGCAACCGTCAATGAGGTGAAATTTATGGAAAGAAAATGCTTTAacttttaacatatatatatatatatatatatatatatatatatatatatataaacaattttaatatcttctttcattctaattaaaaaaaataaaatagaaaccCACTGGGTCAAATTAAAACGAAATTTTATTTCTGTGGCCGAAATAAACTCCCTTGAAGACACACATTGAGATTTATATGAAATTCTTCCATGTTACACACATGATATGCATATATATGaacactgtttttttttcttcccagATTTGACCTGTTAAATGGGCGAATCAAAGAGGGGGAAAAAAGGAAGATGGAAGCTATTGGGTGGCAAACCCCACCCTGGAGGCAGAGGAAGATCCAATTTGGATGAACTGAACTGCTTATCAGTAACCTTGCATTCTGTATTCTTAGGACACGATCTCAAGAAACTAAGAGGAGTGGAAATTGTGTAagtgtttttctctttttccttcacaATTTCAGAGACCTGGTTCTTCTCTGTAGCATACAGCTGATTTGGCCCCCCAAGAAGTCTCGCAAGACACTTCTCTGAGAGAGCTTTTTCATGGTCTCTGGGAAGATCAACCTTAAAGAAACCCTTCTCTTCTGTTGTCGCCGCAGCAACCTTTTTCACACCTTCACACTTCACTGCGACCATAATGCCTGAAAACATCAAGAGTTCTAGAATGTATGTGCACAAAATGTGTTTCTGATGGAGTACTACATCAGCTTCAAAATAACTACTATAGTTTAAGCTTTTAAGTTTTTGGTCATTTTATGAACACTGTCCATTTATACTAATGTTACCTGATTACAAGTTGTAATATGTataataagatatattttttttttgtctctggacataaaattaaaatttattttcattcgatatcttttataatttaatttttaaactttaaaaataaatgaatataatctttttaatctaaatatattagtttttttatgcATTAAAATAGTCTTTgaaattgacatttgaattaaaatgtattaaacgGTATAAATAACTTAAGTATTGATCCAAAACATTAATTGACACgttacaaaaaattaacacaattgGGTTAGAAAGATTATATTGATTCATTTTTCAAGTTGAAaatccaaatatatataaattttaaagagaacGAATTCCAATTTCGTGTTTAAATTTAGggattaaaaagttatttatccTTATACagtatatataatacatttgcATTGTCAgaatttgtttgaaaataatattgagAGTGGATACAAACCAGAGAAATTGTAGTTGTGAGTGCAGTCAGAGCATGAGACTTTGCCTTCTACTGTTTGGCATGCCGAGGGTCTAATTCCGACCATAGTGAGTGCAAGAAGAATTGCTATGATAACCTTAGCAAACGCCATAATGTGAAATCTATAGGTATGggatgagagagagagagaaagaagttggaagagaagaagataatttgaagGTTATATATAGTCACAGTTTGAGACATAAACCTATTAAATGTAGGGAGCTAAAACTAATGTACTAGTTGGTGTCTATGGTCAGGAATTATTATCTCCGGctaattctatattttttctCTGGTTAATGTTATTAGGTtctattcaaataatttatggaTCTTCAACATCTTTTAGTCAatgcaatataaaaaaaatagtttattccTCAATCTCTCATATGAGTTTCTTAAAATAATCTCACAGATTTATTGGTCTTGCCTTTTTTTTCTTGACAGAAACTAGTTATGATAAATTATGTCTTCTTTATCTCGACAAAATAGGTGGAATGACTATTCCAATACCAAAAATATTCACGATTTTCACTACCCTATCAATATTTGTTTAGGTAGGGTTTGTTACAATAGACAAAATGTCGATACCTATCAAAGTGGTATAAAGTCCCTTTCAAcaagttatttttttcatataatttctctaaaattttacattttattttatttatttcttcttacttttcttttacaATGTTTGTTGAAACAAATCCTTAatcctttaaaatttatttagaaaatatgatttttggATGCACTTTATAAAAgggagaaaaggaaaaaaagaatattataaatACGATGACGGTATTATGTGATGAAAAGATACATGTAACTCTGTCATTGTATGACCACCTACAAATATTTAGTATTACATTATTGATGACTTTTATTAAGCTTATGAAAGATGTAAGTTAAGAAGCGATgggttatatatttttcatatggcTTATAGGCATTAAGAGATTATGTATATATGGCATTGGTCTTACATATATAAGGTATTTGACATCACTTTTATTcaaaaaccttaaggcaatgtgaTTATGGGTCTTGTatcttatatagtatttaattttgtcttttctatccaatgtgaaaCTTTTATTCACATTTGAACTATTCCCAACGAACATTAGTATATTGAGCATCCATTCAAACACATGCTACAATAAAATCACCATGCAGATATATAACTCAATTCATTCAGTGCAATGGAGTGTTAATTAATTAGGGGGCAATGTTTAATGAGCATGTTTAAAGATGCTTGCAATTAATGCAGTAATGGGTGGTACAAGAGCACCGATTGTAGGTAGGAAAACTTTTGCTAGAAGGAATCCATAACAACCCCGATTAACTAAGAACTTCAACGTGGAAGAAGAACATGCATTTCAATGTCGCCATGGTATATAAGGGAAACCCTAGAATTACAATGGCAGATGGCACCAACTTGCTGTCATGTTAATGAACCGTTGGTGGTTGTTCATGAACAATCATCATCGTCTCTTTCGTGCAGCTAATAAACATCCCaaatgtaactttttttttctttttctcattaaaTAAGTCACAAGTTCTTCTCTGAGGGAAATGGTAAAACCAGAAAGAGGAACTACATCGAAATTTCTGTGTGAAGAACAATTCAACGCTTTCACatggaaaaggaaaaattggTAGCAATGGAATGCTTTACCACCAGCACTTACAAAAGTAGTTTGCTTAATTATTTTCGCCTTTTTCTTCCTGTTGCTGTTTCTTTCAACTGCACGGACCTCCAACAATTATACTCGCAAATTGAAGTCACAAACTaggtctaactataataattcaaatttataatattttaaattcatttaaatagatttatcATAAATTCATATCCATATATTTTTGGACTTtaaattcatattcatatatttgtGGACCTTAAGTCCATTAAAATAGATTTATCATAAATCCATTTTTGGACATATACCAGAAGTGGATAATTTAAGTTGACATATAATTAAAGTGAGACATTTTTCACTTGCGTGTAAAAAGGCCAATAAACCATGCAACACAGAAGAGCTTCTATTACTAAGAATTTCACAGTTCTAGTATCCTAGTTTATGTGGATTCCTAAACAAATAATGTGATAGAACAGAATGGAGTTATTAATTTCTCTAGGCGGATTCCTTGCCCACCATGTGGCAATGGCATtcaaagataaagcaaaactcaagttaccaacttGAATTTTGCATAAAAGCCAGCATAAATTCATGTAAATCAAAGgtcataaaagaaataaaattaaaaaaaaaatgactcaattgaATATTTGGTTTCCGACCTTAATAAAGTAATGTTACAGTAAGGTTACTTATATAAATATCCAACGATTGCGGCCAAGGGTCCAAGTGTTCATATTTTCATTCcaaatatggttatttacatcaAGAAGGGCAAGAAAGGACAATAAAAATCTTACTACGGAAAGGTTCTCCAATTAAATGCTGTCATGGCTAATTTGTACTGTTAGCTATAGTAGCTTCTCGTTGCTGGCGACGCCTTTCCCTCTGTAACATTAGATCGTGTAAAGAATTAGCCACATAGACAATTAACACATACTATTTCAAAGTCAGCCCCAACCAAAACATTACCAATACATCCATAAGTCATTAAAGTGACAGAGCTATCTTCTCTGCCAGTTCATCTGCTCTGTTTTTTGCACGTACTAAGCATAGCAATGGCTATCACTATTCACTACATACCACTAGATGGCAATATTTAAGATTTCCTATGAACTAAGATATGATTCCAAAACAGATACATTTGCAGGTTCTAATGTACATCTTCAAAACAGTGGGCAATTAAAAAGAGAAATCTGAGTTGATCCAACATCCAACATAGTAAGAATTAAAAAGGTTCTAATGTACTTATGTTCCACTACTAGTAAAATAGGTCATGAACAAACATCCAACATATCATTAACGTTAATTCAGGATCAAAAGCCGCTGAAAAGAGGAATTAGGGAGGGTTTGAATTTGTGATGTTATGTTAGGTCACAAGGCAACAACCTTATGGTTCACATTAAGGACCACCTTCAAGATCAGAAGCCATTAAGAACAATTTTTTCTACATGATTACAAACGCCAAAAATACCCAATCACGCTAATAATTTCCTCACGTTGCACCATAAGGGGGTACTGTGAGTCATCATATTCTATAACCAAGTTcaaaaattaatgaaagtgAGATCTGATCTACAGAATACCAGGGCAATAACAACAGTGCTCCAACTTAACTAGGGTAATTTCACATAATTTCATTGACATATAGAACCACATGATTTTTTTCGGTTACATAAGGAACCAGATGATGGAATGcaacaaagaaacaaaaaagaaaaagaaatagcaaAAATCTCACCCTTCTTTCCCAGTACGGAAGAAAGCAAACAAAATCATAGACTGGAGTAATGCTTGCACACAAAACTGTATTTAGTGCAGTGAACAACAAGAGTGCTGTCATGGGTCGTGTTCTGTGCGGCATACTGCTTTCTTATGGAGAGACAAAGCCCTGCAATCATATTAATTCAGTTCAAGGTAAAGAGCAtttaactagagataaatacatatattcatattaatattaatgttggATCAGACAAATTAAACAAATCATGCTTACAAAACCCATAAATATAAAAGCCCAAATACAACTTTCTTAGGGTCAGTCTACTGAAAAGATAAAACACTTTAACCCTTTTTGTTAAacaaagatatttaaaattttaagaattcaGTCTTCGAGATAACATATGGCACAATATAGACATGAAATCAAGTATAAATTACCTTGCACACAAAAAATACAATTCTACCTAGTACAGTTGGAAGGCCATAATCATTACCAATTTACCTTACAAACAGAACCAAATATTGGTATACATTAATCACCATAAGTCCATAAACACACATTTTATGTTCACAAAATAATCATGAATGAATCCGAAAAAAGCAATCTATCTAATCAATGAGTACACCATAATAGCAACGAGAAGCATATGAACTTAAAAATTCCAAAAGCACATGTTAGAACAAGTTTTCagagttcaaaatgaaaagtattaGGAAAATGATGTGGTCAGAAAAAGATGTGAGTCTTATCTTCATACAGGCTGTTATGAGAAGAGAACAAAACCGAAGAACCTACCTCTTTCAGCACTAAACCGGGATGAAAATTGCAACCCTGTTCCTCGGCTCTTCAAACCCAATTGCTGAAGAATATAGCAGTggatttaacatataaaaaaaaaacaaaaaaaaacagaagGATTTAATGAATAAGTGCTCCAAACTTCAACAAATCCTCCCCTAAAACTCTCAGCAGCAACCAAAAATCAACTCACTAGCAAATCAGAAAgaatacatatttaataaatgttaaatagGACCATCAACTTAGATGGTCTAAATTTTAACGAAACAATATGCACTTAAGTTGTGATCGAATGACAACCCCTAAATGGTTTGTTTAACAAGCTAGATTGACTAGTGTTGTCCAGCATGATTTCAGATTTCaaccttaaaaataaatagaagtattaaaatacatatatttaaaacttttagtttaaaatataaaaaatcatttcaaacacatttcccAAATTCTTCCACACTTCGCAGATTGTAAAGCCGTACGCAGAAATTTCCGATCACAGTGGCCCCTTACCTGAACTCGCTCCGAGCTACAAAAAAAGCGTGACCCTTTTGCAATACCCTCAAGCACTCTGGCTAAAAAACAGGGAATAAGAATATGTTTTCACAACACATCCCACCCccaaatcgaaaaaaaaaaagagtgaaaaaatGACCTCACTAGATGCAGGGAAGGGTAGGCGTGCACAATGCTCACTCCAAAAGTGGATTCACGGACAGGTTTTTCTCCTACAGTGGGGATTGCAGAGATGAAGATGAAAGGGTGAGAAGCTGTGGCTAGAGAAGGAAGTAAGAAGGGTAATTAGGTTTTCAGGGTTGTTACTTTTTAgggttttattaaattttgaaaggtGCAGGAAGAAGGAGGATGAAAGAGCTCTTCTGGAAACTAAGCCCCCACACTTATGCCTCAAAAAAATCACTTTGCTTGAACCTACTTTTAGGAGCATATGTTACCTGTTTctgattcttaatttttatttttatttactaagaTTGTGATTCGGTGACAAGGTaccaaatatacaaaaataccaattataaaatattttaataaatatttattttagttactaataaatacaaaaataccaaatatgaaaattaatacttcaattaaaaaatttggtcGACTTCCATAGAAAAATTGTATTAGTAGTTAAATAATCTCAACAATAAGAAATAATGTTTTGATATTGactaaaatattaagttatttcAACGAATAAGAAATTCCATTGGTGTCAATAAAAATACCCACAATTGATATAGGTAAAAAAATAACCCCATTAGAAAAAaccttatttatattagttaatatatatatatatatatatatatatatattttaattgttccTATTAGACATTAACTAACTAAAAATGATATTTGTTTAgctaaataataatattgatgtTAGACAAAAAATGCtctaaattattgtttttcagttggcattttttttattattatggttcTTATGGAGAGGAATattgttatgaattattatttgacGTGGTAAGTAGGGGTGGtaatgcgggccggcccgccccgcataaggCTCGCACACCGCGGGTCGGCCTGCCCTGTCCCACACATTTTATGCGAGTCGCATACTCTGGCCCGCCCCGCGTATATGTTGGCCCGTAGGTCCGTGGGCTggtccacttttttttttttatgataaaactttcaatgtttaaaaattgggaaactttaagaagttcacaaaattaagtaaagactttggggaattagatgataaattgataattcaacattttcatcatattcatactatgacatacataATGTATTCTTTagattttagcacattaaaaattgcataatacttgtcttttccagttatacaagaatttgaaaagttaatgcaagagtccataaaagaagtaattaatatacacaagtgcaagttttttttttttttttaattttatgcgggcttgcgggccTATGCTAGCCGAGCCCGCGCGGGCCTGCAGGCTCACTACCCTGGCCCGCAGCCAAgccctaattgccatccctagtgGTAAGTAAATAAGGAATCAACTTGAAAAAAGGATATAGTaaggatattattattttaaaattgaccataattttaatttgttgaagatTAAACAAATagttttagaataaaaatagaaattgatCTATTGATTTatcttattcaattttttttatccaaataggttgttgatttttttttatatataagttctttataaatatttgatatatacATAGATACATtcttttttgggttaaatatgttttttgtcccttaacttttagtgaattttgaaattagtcaatttcaaaactttggatcaatttagtcaaTCATCTATCAAAATAAGtgtatttagtctttttaatcaaattttgttagatttttttgatatttcaagcgcatttcataatagtattaaacttaacattaaagcaaaaatgtgtcaaacagtacagtataaacaattcaaatacaatcttgaaatacgtatgaaacgtcaaataaacttaacaaaattttattaaaatgactaaatccacgtatttcaaaaaatgaatcACTAGATTGatctaaagttttaaaataaactaatttcaaaattcagtcAAAGTTAAGGGAcgaaaacaatatttatttttttttaattaatatcagTGGACTTATATGttagta
This region of Vigna unguiculata cultivar IT97K-499-35 chromosome 5, ASM411807v1, whole genome shotgun sequence genomic DNA includes:
- the LOC114182978 gene encoding uncharacterized protein LOC114182978, producing MAFAKVIIAILLALTMVGIRPSACQTVEGKVSCSDCTHNYNFSGIMVAVKCEGVKKVAAATTEEKGFFKVDLPRDHEKALSEKCLARLLGGPNQLYATEKNQVSEIVKEKEKNTYTISTPLSFLRSCPKNTECKVTDKQFSSSKLDLPLPPGWGLPPNSFHLPFFPLFDSPI